TACAGGCATGACTACGTAACGGAACATATCCTCTTTAGCGCCAGCAGATTCACTTTCAATCTTTTCGATGTAGGCATACGGTTTAACTGATTCGCTATCGAAAGCTGATTTAATGAAAGCATGTCCTTTGTTAGGTGTTCCATAGCCTACTTTGTCGTAAGAAAATAGATGGATGATGTACTTCTTACCTTCCGGTGCAGAACTGTCATCTACTATTTCGAGCGTGTTTTTGACCATTGTTTTTTCACCGGGAGCCAATGTCTTACCTAAAATAGTAATATTTCCCTCAGTGACGTTTGTATATTCGGTTTCACCCAGGAAAGCAGGAATATATGATTTAGCCAAAAAATAATCCAACCACTGTCCGGAAGTTCCGTAATTGATTTGCCATACTTTGTTTTTGAACAATTCACGCGGGCGGTTTCTCATATATCCGCTTCCCAAACCAAGTTCGCTGTAAGCCGATTCTGGAACTTCGTCCCATACGATTCCGCTTTGGCAACCGGACAAGCTGGTTAAACCGAGTGTCAATGCTAATACTATATTTTTAAGTTTCATATTTCTGATTATTTGATACGATTAGTTATAACTTCTGTTTTCCCATCCCGGATTCTGTACAAAGTTGTGATTTGTCTCCAATGTGGATTTTGCAAACGGCAATTTGTAGAATACGGCATTATTGAATTTACGATTATAGTAAGTCGTTTGATCAACCGGACGGATTTCAAAATAAGGCGTGAAGTATTTAGGATCATCTTTTGGTGCCAAATAGCCGTTTTCGCCAACCTTTTCACTTTCGATACCTTTACGGAAGATAAACATGCCTTTAGTCGGTTTGTTTAATTCGTCGATCGTTGTCTTACCCTCTGATTCTCCCCATCTTATCAGGTCAAAGTAACGCTGTGCAGGTACTTCATATGCAAATTCGATACGGCGTTGCAACTTGTATTCTTCCCACAAGTCGTGACCGACTGCTGATGCGTCGAAATTGTCTAAACCGGCGCGGTTACGAATCTGATTGATATACTCTCTTACTTCGTTTTCTTTGCCTCCTAATTTATAAGCAGCTTCTGCACAGTTCAACAATGCTTCGGCATAACGTACCATGAAGTAGCAAGCCGAAGATTGGGTGTAGTTTACTGTTCCGTTTTCGTTGTAACGACCAATGGTGTATTTGGCAGCATAATAGCTGGTCACAGTCGATTGGGCAGCACCGGTAATATCCAGTTTTTCTGTGTGTTTATAATATGTACCCAAAGCACTGTATTTTTCTGTTTTGGTGAATTCGGAATTGTCGATCCATGTACGAATCAGATACCTTTCATTTTCATTTCCTGCATAATAAGAGCTGTCGTAAAGGATAGTTGCGTAAAAACGTTTATCTCTGTCCTTATACATATCCAAATAGTTTTCGCTGGTTGCTGTCAATTGGCCTTTTGAGTTTTGGGTAATACCCATTTCTTGAGCTTGGGTTGTTTTCCACCATTGCATCCATTTGCCAGTCGCTTTGTCTTTCTGGTAATAGCAGTCTACCAATTCTTGAGTAGGATAAGCACCTCCACGACCTCCTTCCCAATCTGGAGCAAAGTCAGTTGTTCCACCATACATTTTTGCCCAAGATACCGGATGCGAATAATTGGCCGGATTGAAACCTGAACGATTTATCTCGTTGAACATCACCGGCCAAATAGATTCGGCGGATGTATGTCCTTTTGAACCATTGAATAATTGCGCATAATCCGGGTCCAGTTCATATTTACCTATGACAGCTTTAGCGGCATCGTAAGCCATTTGGTAATAATGTTTGGCATCTTTGGTGAATTTGTACATCGCTTTGCTTTCTGCCGAGCCGTTCAGTTGGTCGTATAACCCTTTGGCTGAAGCTTCTGCAGCAGCAGCAGCATTCAGAGCAGTTCGCGATTTTAAGATTTGTACGGCATCAGCGTTGATCAGGCCTAATGTCGGTTGGCTTGATACTTTTTTAAACAACTCCAACGATTTGTCGTAATCGGATAAAATCTGATCAAAAACCTCTTCGCGTTTGTTCTGTGGAAGCATTGTTTCATCGAAAATTGTCATCGTCTCAATGATGATCGGCAGGATGCCCCAATATCTTTCCATATCGGCATAGAACAACCCGCGGAAAGCATACGTTTCTGCCAGCAATTGGCTTAATTCGGCTTCTGTGATACCTGGTACTTCCGGAATGCGTTCGATGGCCATGTTGGCTTGACGTATTCTTTTGTATCCGTCACCCCAAGGTGCACCGATTAGACCGATACCGTTCTGTTCATCGTAATATCTGTTGTTGAAGTCATGCTGGCGGAATGTATTCTGGTCGCGGTCGATGTTTCCACAAGCATTGTCAGACCATTGTTCTGCTTGGAATTGTTGGTTGGCACCAGCCGGAGCCCATAAGTAGAACTGGTTCACAAATGCACGCGACAATTGTGGATTTGTCCAAAACTGATCTTCGAATACTGAGGTTGTCGGTTCGATTCCCAGTGGGTCACAACTGGATAAGCAAACCGCAGCAAATAAAGCTATTATATTTAATTTCTTCATTTTATTTAATTCTTATGTGATTACAATGTTAATGTCGCACTTAGTGTGAATGAACGCTGAGTAGGATAACTACCTAATTTGTTTCCACCCCAAATAGAGTTTGCAGGGATGTATTCCGGGTCGGTCAAGTTATGGAACGGATTATCTTTCTTTACCCAAGTGAATACATTGTTGGCAATAAAGTTGACTTGCAATCCTTTAATAACGTCAACGTTCTTCAGTACACGGCGTTTCAAGTCATAACTGACACTGATATTTTTCAGCTTCAGATAAGAAGCGTCATATACCCACATATCGATAAAGCTATAACCCCATGCGATACCAGAATTAGTCGCCATTGGTAATTTATTGTCAACCGGGTTACCAGGTGTATAGGATTCCGGATATAAGAACTTACCGTAATTATAGAAATAATCCTGTTGTGAACGTGCCGGAGAGGTAACGTCACCACTTACGCTGGATGCTCCCTGGAAGAAGAGTTCAACACTGAATTCTTTCCAACCGGCTCCTAAGGTAATACCGTAAAGTGTTTGCGGAGTCGTACCACCACCCTCGATAAAATGATAGTCAGGAATACTCGAAGAACCATCTTTATTGGCATCCACTATTCTCGGTGTACCGATATGTTGGTTACGAGACGGGTTCAGGTATGACCAATACATATCTTCGTAGGAAGTAAAAATGCCGTTGGTAGGCAAACCATACGTATAGGTCGGTTGATGGATATTCTTACCTAAGTCATTCCAGTTAGTATAGTAATAATCTTCCGATTTGTCGGCATGTCTTACGGCTACCTCTTCCCAGTGAGTGAAGTTTGCACCGAGACGGTAGGTGAAATCTCCGATCTTATCATTCCAGTTCAGTGAAAATTCAACACCACCTTTGTGTCGGGTTACGTAAGGAGCGTTCATCTTAGGTGTGTTGGGCAAACCAAGAATCGGGGTATAGACAATTTCCGGGTTCATGTCGATTTCCTCTCCTTTGTTCAGATACAGATACGTGTCGAACGATCCCGTTAAACGTTCTTTGAAGAATCCGAAGTCGACACCGCCACTGATCTGTTGTGATTCACCCCATGTCAGGTTACTGGATACGTTTGATTCTGCCCAGGCTGTGTTGGCTGACATATTTTCACCTAACAGAACTCTTCCGCTTTGCATCGCATATTGGTTCATGTAGCTGAAGGGTTTTGCCAATTCGTCACCCACCAAACCATAACCAGCACGGAGCTTGAATGAACTGATGATGTCCTTGTTAATGATATTCTTGATGAACTCTTCTTCCGTCAATACCCAACCTGCAGATGCTGCATAGAAGAATCCCCAGCGTTTGTCCGGATGGTAGCACAACGAACCGTTGTAGTTGGCACTCAACTGCAACAGGTATTTACTGGCATAGTCATAAGTGACACGACCTACCCAAGAGGCAGAGCCCCATAATCCTTCCGTTCCATCAACTTTGTTCATGCTGGCTCCGGCTTCAATCTGCGGATTGAAAATTGTCGGATAACCTTTTGCTTGAGCGTATGTGTAGTTGGTATGACGTTTCTGGCTGGTATAGTTGACCATGGCCGTCAAGTTGTGCTTGCCGAAAGAACGGGTGTAGTCCGCCTGCAAAATACCGGTTGTCAGAGAGTAGTTGTTCCACGACTGTGCTAAATTGGCATCGTTTGCATTATAAGCACTCTCTTGGGTTGCATACGGGTTACCGTATACTCCGACTTCCGGATGATTGAATGTCTTGTTCATGGAGTTACTGTAGTTGAAGTTGACACTTCCACTGACAGAAAGCCCTTCTACCCAAGGCAAGCTCCATTTCAGACCGATGTTGGTTTGTAGACGGTAATCGTTGGTATTGTTGAAACCTGTACGTAAACGGGAATCCAAACCTCCCGCTTTTTCCAAACCGGTTGTCCACTTTTGAGGAGATTTATACATTTCCTGTCCTTCAATCAAGATATTGTTAAAGATACCGTCACCTCCTGCCGGTTGGTTCTTTTTAGCCATTACGCCATTCAGGTTTAAGGTGAATTTCAGACTCTTGTCTTTCAATAGATAAGCATCTGTGTTGACGATGGCATTGTATTGTTCGTAATCGTATGTGTCACTGATACCGTTTTGCTTCATATACCCTAGACTGGAGTAGTATCTTACTCTTTCGCTACCACCGCGTACGCTCAGATTGGTTTGGGTCATCGGTTGGGTATGGTCAAAGTAATCCCATGCGTTATAGTTTCCGTAGTAGTTTTCTATATCACCACCCTGTGTTACAAACGGGTTGAATAGGTCGTTCACTTGGTCCAGCGTATATCCCATTCCGTACTTTTGGTTTACCATATCGGTTATCTGTTGACGGCCGTATCCTTGTTCTTTCAAATGTCCCATGTAAAATTTGGACATTTCTGTGTTGTTGAAAAATGGGCTTTCTCTTAGGGTTGCGGCTGCGATTTCATTCTTTGTATTCACATAATCCCATGTGTTCATAGCTTTGGGCTTGTAAGATGGAGTCATTATGGTCATTTTCTGGCTAAAAGAAATTTCCAGCTGCCCTTCTTGCCCTTTCTTGGTAGTCACAACGACTACACCATCCTTTGCACGCGGACCGTACACAGCAGTTGCGGAAGCATCCTTCAGGATACTCATGGAAGCGATGTCGTCCGGACGCAAACGGTTGAAGAATACTTCACCTTGATCTGTTTCCATCACAACATCATCAATTACATACAAAATCTTGCTACCGCCACGAATCCAGATTTTGGAAGTTTCACCCGGAGCTCCTGAACGTGCCTGCGTGATGATACCTGATACACGTCCACCTAATCCATCACTAGGGGAGGTTACTGGTAGCTTAGCGATTGATTCTACTTTTACGTTAACGGCAGCAGCAGTTAATGTTTTTGTTTTCTGTACACCGGCAAAACCGGTTACAACCACTTCGTCCAGGGCTTGCGAGTCTTCTGCTAACTTAACATTAATGGATGGTTGTCCTGTGTACTTGATTTCCTGGGTGGTATAACCAACGAAAGATATCTGGATGATACTTCCATTTTTTACTCCCTCTAATGTAAAATTACCGTCTATGTCGGTAATAATACCGTTTGTGGTTCCTTTTACAATTACAGATGCGCCGGTAACTGGACCGAATTCATCCTCTACTGTTCCTGTTACTTTCCCATTTTGTTGAGAAATGTTCACGCTCGATCTGATTGGTGTCGTTTCGGCATTCATGTCACTGGGTGAACATAATATACCTGCAAACAAAATCAAACCAACTGGTTTAAAGTTTTTTAGCATAACATGTGTTTTTTAATAATACTTTATTTTGGAATAATACATAAAGTCTAGGCAAACAATTCCGACTGTCGGAACAAGACTTCTCCGTTCAAACCGCCGCCAGGAGTGATTTGATTGTTTTCACTTCCTGTTGTTACATCTGTCACTTTTGTTATGACCGGTAGACCTTCAGATGTGCCGGATACTATTACAGTTATATTTTTCAACTCTTTTTTTAATTCGGTTTTAGGAGTACAGCGGAGAGTGACACTGTTTTTCGCCGGATCAAATTTGGTATCTGGTCCGATGAATGGTCCGTCAATCCCTAACGAGTTGGTGACAAATCCAAACTCGACTGTAGAGGCATTGTAAAGTTCTGTTTTGGCCTGCTCTTTTAAAGCGTTGTTAGCACTCTCAAGTTCCGATGCAGAAAATTTACTGTTAACAGCTGCCAATTGGCAGAGATCTTTTATTGATCGGTTTGCTTGATAGATTACATTAAAAGTAAAATCGTCTTCACGTTCAGTTAATTTGTTCGGTGTTAATTTACCAGTAATGCTTCGCATTTTAGGATTTGTTAATGTCATAATATAATTGATTTAATTAGTTCGTAGAGAACTAGGGTATATATGACCTTATTCTGCATTAAAAGAGTGATTTTTATTGAAATTTATATTCGGGAAAACTGATTTTGTAAACTTTTTATCGGAAATAGGACACATTATGTCGATATTTTTTTTAATATTTGCAAAATAATTAACCATAGTACTCTACGAACTTAGGTCTTTTGGAAAAGTTATTTTCTTAGTATGTTATTAAGGGCTGTTTTTTTATTCTTTTTAATTCCAATAAATCTGTGACTTGAATGTTGGTATTGTTGCTGCGGAAACTTTTTTCGCAAACAATATAGAGGTTAGATATTTATGTTTATTTTGATTAAAAATAATCAAGCAGGTAAGATTGGTATTATGTTCTCTCTTAATTATAATAGAATTCTATGTAATTATAATTTCCCAGGAATCTTTAAAATAAATCGGCTCCCATATCCTATTTCCGAAGAAATCAGGATATCTCCTTCCAGTCGTTCGGCAATGGTTTTACAGATGGAAAGACCTAAACCTGTACCCTGGGCAAATTCATCTTGTTTGTAAAAACGTTCAAACACTTTATCGATAGCCTCCTGGGAAATTCCAATGCCTGTATCTTCTACATAGATATAAACATTGTTTTCTTCCTTTTTGTATTGATATCCCAGTTTGATATATCCGTCTTTAGTGAATTTAACTGCATTATTTATGAAATTCGTAATCACTTGTGTAAACCTGAGACGGTCGACATGGACTTCGATAGTGGAAGAAGGAGCGTCCTTGATAAACTGAAGATGTTCCGGGATAAGCAAAAGATGGGTCTGATATATCTCGTCGATCAGATCATTTAATTTGAATGTTTCAAAGCTGAATGTCATACGGCCGGATTCGATGCGCGACAACTCCAGGATATCATTGATCAGTTTTAAAAGCAGATCACTGTTTTTATTGATCGTCTCTTTAAATATCTCTTTTTCTTCTTCCGTGATATCGTTCTCTTCC
This is a stretch of genomic DNA from Parabacteroides chongii. It encodes these proteins:
- a CDS encoding DNA-binding domain-containing protein, whose product is MTLTNPKMRSITGKLTPNKLTEREDDFTFNVIYQANRSIKDLCQLAAVNSKFSASELESANNALKEQAKTELYNASTVEFGFVTNSLGIDGPFIGPDTKFDPAKNSVTLRCTPKTELKKELKNITVIVSGTSEGLPVITKVTDVTTGSENNQITPGGGLNGEVLFRQSELFA
- a CDS encoding RagB/SusD family nutrient uptake outer membrane protein gives rise to the protein MKKLNIIALFAAVCLSSCDPLGIEPTTSVFEDQFWTNPQLSRAFVNQFYLWAPAGANQQFQAEQWSDNACGNIDRDQNTFRQHDFNNRYYDEQNGIGLIGAPWGDGYKRIRQANMAIERIPEVPGITEAELSQLLAETYAFRGLFYADMERYWGILPIIIETMTIFDETMLPQNKREEVFDQILSDYDKSLELFKKVSSQPTLGLINADAVQILKSRTALNAAAAAEASAKGLYDQLNGSAESKAMYKFTKDAKHYYQMAYDAAKAVIGKYELDPDYAQLFNGSKGHTSAESIWPVMFNEINRSGFNPANYSHPVSWAKMYGGTTDFAPDWEGGRGGAYPTQELVDCYYQKDKATGKWMQWWKTTQAQEMGITQNSKGQLTATSENYLDMYKDRDKRFYATILYDSSYYAGNENERYLIRTWIDNSEFTKTEKYSALGTYYKHTEKLDITGAAQSTVTSYYAAKYTIGRYNENGTVNYTQSSACYFMVRYAEALLNCAEAAYKLGGKENEVREYINQIRNRAGLDNFDASAVGHDLWEEYKLQRRIEFAYEVPAQRYFDLIRWGESEGKTTIDELNKPTKGMFIFRKGIESEKVGENGYLAPKDDPKYFTPYFEIRPVDQTTYYNRKFNNAVFYKLPFAKSTLETNHNFVQNPGWENRSYN
- a CDS encoding DUF5018-related domain-containing protein; the encoded protein is MKLKNIVLALTLGLTSLSGCQSGIVWDEVPESAYSELGLGSGYMRNRPRELFKNKVWQINYGTSGQWLDYFLAKSYIPAFLGETEYTNVTEGNITILGKTLAPGEKTMVKNTLEIVDDSSAPEGKKYIIHLFSYDKVGYGTPNKGHAFIKSAFDSESVKPYAYIEKIESESAGAKEDMFRYVVMPVKQHEMVLEFIWANSYSCTVEPVNGAPQLGTPGDYTKPQQYLVKNIAIRPDGVPQAQRLYEVQVHLLEVTPEFAQANTSYTTW
- a CDS encoding SusC/RagA family TonB-linked outer membrane protein; this translates as MLKNFKPVGLILFAGILCSPSDMNAETTPIRSSVNISQQNGKVTGTVEDEFGPVTGASVIVKGTTNGIITDIDGNFTLEGVKNGSIIQISFVGYTTQEIKYTGQPSINVKLAEDSQALDEVVVTGFAGVQKTKTLTAAAVNVKVESIAKLPVTSPSDGLGGRVSGIITQARSGAPGETSKIWIRGGSKILYVIDDVVMETDQGEVFFNRLRPDDIASMSILKDASATAVYGPRAKDGVVVVTTKKGQEGQLEISFSQKMTIMTPSYKPKAMNTWDYVNTKNEIAAATLRESPFFNNTEMSKFYMGHLKEQGYGRQQITDMVNQKYGMGYTLDQVNDLFNPFVTQGGDIENYYGNYNAWDYFDHTQPMTQTNLSVRGGSERVRYYSSLGYMKQNGISDTYDYEQYNAIVNTDAYLLKDKSLKFTLNLNGVMAKKNQPAGGDGIFNNILIEGQEMYKSPQKWTTGLEKAGGLDSRLRTGFNNTNDYRLQTNIGLKWSLPWVEGLSVSGSVNFNYSNSMNKTFNHPEVGVYGNPYATQESAYNANDANLAQSWNNYSLTTGILQADYTRSFGKHNLTAMVNYTSQKRHTNYTYAQAKGYPTIFNPQIEAGASMNKVDGTEGLWGSASWVGRVTYDYASKYLLQLSANYNGSLCYHPDKRWGFFYAASAGWVLTEEEFIKNIINKDIISSFKLRAGYGLVGDELAKPFSYMNQYAMQSGRVLLGENMSANTAWAESNVSSNLTWGESQQISGGVDFGFFKERLTGSFDTYLYLNKGEEIDMNPEIVYTPILGLPNTPKMNAPYVTRHKGGVEFSLNWNDKIGDFTYRLGANFTHWEEVAVRHADKSEDYYYTNWNDLGKNIHQPTYTYGLPTNGIFTSYEDMYWSYLNPSRNQHIGTPRIVDANKDGSSSIPDYHFIEGGGTTPQTLYGITLGAGWKEFSVELFFQGASSVSGDVTSPARSQQDYFYNYGKFLYPESYTPGNPVDNKLPMATNSGIAWGYSFIDMWVYDASYLKLKNISVSYDLKRRVLKNVDVIKGLQVNFIANNVFTWVKKDNPFHNLTDPEYIPANSIWGGNKLGSYPTQRSFTLSATLTL